Proteins from one Elgaria multicarinata webbii isolate HBS135686 ecotype San Diego chromosome 3, rElgMul1.1.pri, whole genome shotgun sequence genomic window:
- the IER3 gene encoding radiation-inducible immediate-early gene IEX-1, with protein MNTLYGTSTTTAMCYACEPALPALEMPCTPVRPQPTGPQYFTFDPLPEVEKSPVHGSVSKTKRIKKRSRRVLYPPVVKRYYPAEERSYAKRFLFILLTIVFFQIYSAEEDVLLMVPSLSTEENVSSCFVEMRESQGELLPLEQPTTTAVSWEIMEVANATGWDWGDEETSDSTIDITQFLEQSLAAF; from the exons ATGAATACCTTGTACGGCACGTCGACCACCACTGCTATGTGCTACGCTTGTGAACCTGCGCTGCCAGCACTGGAGATGCCCTGCACCCCTGTAAGGCCTCAACCCACTGGACCCCAATACTTCACTTTCGATCCTCTCCCAGAGGTCGAGAAGAGCCCGGTCCACGGGAGCGTCTCAAAGACGAAgcggattaagaagagatcccgAAGGGTTCTATATCCTCCAGTG GTAAAACGCTACTACCCTGCTGAGGAGCGCAGCTATGCCAAACGCTTTCTCTTTATTCTGCTCACAATCGTCTTCTTCCAAATCTACAGTGCTGAAGAGGATGTCCTTCTCATGGTACCTTCCCTGAGCACTGAGGAAAATGTCTCCAGTTGCTTTGTGGAGATGAGGGAATCCCAAGGGGAACTTCTTCCTCTGGAACAACCCACCACAACAGCAGTCTCCTGGGAGATCATGGAGGTGGCCAACGCTACTGGCTGGGACTGGGGAGATGAGGAGACATCCGACTCCACCATTGACATCACCCAGTTTCTGGAGCAGAGCCTAGCTGCTTTCTGA